The stretch of DNA CCGCCGAGGCCCCTGGCGGCGTCGATCATGCCGCGCGCCGACAGCGCCGCCCGGAACCGGGCCTCGTCGAGGGGCAGATCCGGCTTCAGCCCGGATCCGGCGGCGGCCTCGGCGTAGATCCGCTGCACCTCGGGGAAGGGCAGGTCGGCCGGGCGCAGGTCGTGGCTGCGGCCGTAGCTCACCAGTTCGGACGCGAAATGGTGGCCGAGCCGGAACGGCACGTCGGCCTCGCGCTGGAGCGTGTCGGCGAGTTCGGTGGTCGTCGCGTAATCCGCCGCGACCTCGTCGGCGGCCCGCGCCCGGTCCACGACCAGCCCGTCGAGCACGCGGGTCCAGCGCCGGCACAGCTCGGCAGCCTCGGCAAGGGTCCGGCCCGGCGGCACGTCCTGATTGCGCTTGTAGTCCGGCATGCCCGAATCGACGTTGTGCGCCATGATCACGAAGGCCTGCAGGGCACCGACCACGTCGCTCGCCTTCATCCGCAGCCCGTAGAGCGCCACCGGATTGCGCTTCTGCGGCATGATGCTGCTCGGGCCCGTGAGTGCGCCCTCGCGCAACAGGATCCACGGTCGGGTCTGGTGATACTGGGCGTAGAGATCCTGCGCGAAGCTCCCGGCGGTGGTGGCGAGGTTCGCGGCGAGCCCGGTCAGCTCTAGGCCCAGATCCAGCGGCGCGAGCTGGCCCGCGTCGTAGCTGTTCTCCACGGGCGCGTCGAAGCCGAGTAGGTCGGCCAAGCGCTTCCGGTCCACCGGGAAGCTCGACGTACCGAGCGCCGCCGCGCCGAGGGGCGACAGGTTCAGGCGCGCCCAGGTCTCGCGCAGGCGGTCCGCGTCGCGCGTCAGAGCCGCCGCGTAGCCGAGGAGATAGTGGCCAAGGGTCGTCGGCTGGGCCTGCACGCCGTTGGTATAGGCCGGGATGATCGTGTCCGCCTCGCGCTCCGCCACCGCCAGAAGGGCCGCCCGGGTCGTATCCAGGGTCTCCGCCAGGGCGAGGAGGCGGTCGCGCTGATCCAGCTTCAGAACCGTCGGGATGATGTCCTGGCGGCTGCGGCCGGAATGCATCCGCGTGGCGTCCGGACCCGCGATGGCGGTGATCAGCGGCTCGATCCGGAGGTAGTCGTCCGGACGCTCCGCCCCCGGCTTGGCGGCATCGGCGGCGACCCGATCGAGCGCGCGGGCGATGGTCGCCCCGAGGCTGCGCGGGACGATTCCGGTCTCCACCGTCATCACCAGCGAGGCCCGGTCGATCGCGTCGATGCGGGCGAAAGTGTCCCGGGGCTCGGCGCGGGCACCGGGGGCGATCAGCGCCAGAACCGCCCAGATCATCGTGCGCCGCATCGGTCCGCTCCGCGTCTTCCGTGAGGCCCTGATAGCCCGTTCGATCAAATCTTTCCTATTCCCGACCTCCTCCTGCAGGGCCGGTGCCCCCGGGCCGGGACGCGACGGCTCACGCCCCCGCATTCCCGTCGCGGCAGGCCGCCGTGCCCGGCGGCGCATGCGCCCGGAAGAAGGCCGCGAGGTTCGCTAGCCCGGCGGCGCGCGGATCGCTCGCCCGCCAGACCAGCGCGATGGTCCGCCCCGGCCCGTCGACGTCGAAGGCCCGAGTCACCGTCAGGCCGGTCGGATCGGGGCTGGAGGGCACGGCCAGGGCCGGGAGCAGCGTGTAGCCGGCGCCCGCCGCCACCATCGAGCGCAGGGTCTCCAGGCTCGTGGCGTGCCGCCCGACCGATGAGCCGGCGCCGCAGGCCGCGATCGCCTGGTCGCGCAGGCAATTGCCCTCGTCGAGGAGCAGCAGGTCCGGCCCGGCGATCTCGCTCGCCGAGAGCGCACCGCCGCGCGCCAGGGCATGCTCGGCCGGGCAGGCGAGCCAGAACGGCTCGACGAAGAGCGGCGCGACGGCAAGCCCATGCAGCGGCAAGGGCAGCGAGATCAGCGCCGCATCGATTCGCCCGTCGCGCAGGCCTTCGACGATCTCGGCTGTGCGCGACTCCGACAGCGACAGCATCAGCAGCGGGTACTGTTCGCGCAGCGGACGCAGAACCAGCGGGAAGAAGTAGGGTCCCAGCGTCTGGATCGCCGCCAGAACCAGACGCCCCGTCAGCGGCGACCCGCGCCCCTCGCTGGCGAGCGCCAGCAGACGCTGCGCATCCGACAGGACCACCCGCGCCTGCCGGATGATCGCCTGCCCGGCCTCCGTCAGCAGCACCCGCCGATTGGAGCGCTCGAACAAAGTCAGGCCCAGCGCGGTTTCCAGTTTACGGACCTGCACGCTGAGCGTCGGCTGGCTCACGTTGCAGCGCTCGGCGGCCCGGCCGAAATGCCCCTCGTCCGCCACGGCGACGACGTATTCAAGGTCGCGGAGCGACAGGCCGGCGAGATTCATAGGCTGCGCCTATCATAACCTTTGCGACGATGCATTTGCCTCGGGGTCACGCCGGGGTCATAACCATTCAACAGAACGGTTCCAGGTTGGCCTCGGCGTCTGCCGAGCGCCTTCGAAATGGAGAGACGGTACGCATGAGCGATCAACGCCCGATCCTGACCACCCGCCAGGGCCATCCGGTCCGGGACAACCAGAGCACCCGCACGGTCGGCGAGCGCGGCCCCGCAACGCTCGAGAACTACCAGTTCATCGAGAAGATCACCCACTTCGATCGTGAGCGTATCCCGGAGCGCGTCG from Methylobacterium sp. PvR107 encodes:
- a CDS encoding argininosuccinate lyase, with the translated sequence MRRTMIWAVLALIAPGARAEPRDTFARIDAIDRASLVMTVETGIVPRSLGATIARALDRVAADAAKPGAERPDDYLRIEPLITAIAGPDATRMHSGRSRQDIIPTVLKLDQRDRLLALAETLDTTRAALLAVAEREADTIIPAYTNGVQAQPTTLGHYLLGYAAALTRDADRLRETWARLNLSPLGAAALGTSSFPVDRKRLADLLGFDAPVENSYDAGQLAPLDLGLELTGLAANLATTAGSFAQDLYAQYHQTRPWILLREGALTGPSSIMPQKRNPVALYGLRMKASDVVGALQAFVIMAHNVDSGMPDYKRNQDVPPGRTLAEAAELCRRWTRVLDGLVVDRARAADEVAADYATTTELADTLQREADVPFRLGHHFASELVSYGRSHDLRPADLPFPEVQRIYAEAAAGSGLKPDLPLDEARFRAALSARGMIDAARGLGGPQPTEIRRMLGVAQARLEADRNWLESRRKSLTDARARLDQAFAAVTQEP
- a CDS encoding LysR substrate-binding domain-containing protein, with protein sequence MNLAGLSLRDLEYVVAVADEGHFGRAAERCNVSQPTLSVQVRKLETALGLTLFERSNRRVLLTEAGQAIIRQARVVLSDAQRLLALASEGRGSPLTGRLVLAAIQTLGPYFFPLVLRPLREQYPLLMLSLSESRTAEIVEGLRDGRIDAALISLPLPLHGLAVAPLFVEPFWLACPAEHALARGGALSASEIAGPDLLLLDEGNCLRDQAIAACGAGSSVGRHATSLETLRSMVAAGAGYTLLPALAVPSSPDPTGLTVTRAFDVDGPGRTIALVWRASDPRAAGLANLAAFFRAHAPPGTAACRDGNAGA